Genomic window (Nymphaea colorata isolate Beijing-Zhang1983 chromosome 1, ASM883128v2, whole genome shotgun sequence):
AGAAAAATTTCATCGTTGAAAACCCAAGTACGATATTTGTGAGACTGCACAATTCAACTTGCTTCCCGAAGGGCTCTTCAATTGCCATTATCAAATCCTCCTTACTAGGATCCATCACCTCCAAATCTCCATTCTCCTCAGCCTTTGAGGCAAGGGCCCCAAACCTATTGGTCCGGAAAATTCTTGTTTGATTCACATATGTGTTCATGCCTCCGTTCTTAGGTCTGCTCATGCCTCCTTATGAGGCTCACCCTGCCCTTGTCTTCCACTCCATTTGTCTGCGACAAACTTTGACCTCTAACCAGCCCTCTTTGGCCGGAATTCCCAATCATCCCAATGGGGAAGGCTCCTTTCACACCTTCAATTTTCTACAAGATGTTAACTCAACAATGATGTAAAACTTGATAGTACCCTCATACTGGACTTCTTGTCAAACCCCAACATCATCTTAAAAGAACACATCTAGTGCCGGCTTGGAAACAAATAGGAGAGGAACCTCAATTTTCAACCAAGCAAATCCAGTTCTCGACATTACTCTTGTcagttcatcttcttcaatcaATTCACCCTTAAGGCCCCTTGATATTGATTTAAACACTCCTCTATGCCACAACAGCGATTAGGCAACCTAATCCACAGAGGCACTTGAAGACATTCTTCCACCTCAAGGGAACCCCCTGGCATCCAACAATTTGCAACTAATGCTCTTCCCCCAAGCATCCATGTCCCTCTCCAGAGAAAGCTCTACAAACTCTCTTCACTGTTAACTCTAACAAGAAAGTATCCTTGCCCAATATTATCCTCATCCTTCCAAAGCGTTGACAGCCCCTTTCATGATGTAATTGAAATCCATGCTTTTTTCTTGTAGAATCGTCTATGAAGCAGGCGATTGTTGTGAACTAAAAGGGTTTTTTGAATTGTTCCACCAGTGATGCTGGAAACAAGATTTTCAGTGTCTCCCCGTTCGCCCCTCGTGGTTCTTCAATCTATACATATCAACCCATGATCTGGCCACGAGAGGTTTCCCAAATGGAAATCTGCCATCACTAGATCTAGGGTATCCATAGTCATGTTTGACTTCCATCCTCTATTGTGCCACCATGGCTTTTATGTTCAAGTTATGACATTCCCAAATAATGCTTTTATAGTGTCATCCAACTTTTCCAGCATTTTAAGCCTGTTTTTGAGAATTTCAACTGTAAAATGAACTTGAATTGTTCAAAACTATAGGATTTCaaagcaaaaacataaaattgagCATAAGAATTTGTGAGCGCATAAACTTAAGTAGGCCAACTAAAAGGATTTTATAAAATTCGTCTGGCACATtggatttttttattcttttttaattcTATACTATTGGACATTCCAAGTTCATCCATATGGTTGGATTCATCAAAACAATTTCAGAAACCCAGAAAAGCTAAGCAATTTAGATATCATGTTTTTGAGATGTCAAATTGAAACCATCGgccaaaaatttttagcttCACTTATTGATATAGAAAACAAGCACCAAAAAGCTGACGACAAATGGATTGCCGAATATGCAAGCTCTTTTTTGTCAGGTTAGCCTTTTTCagaatatttatattttatagcATCAGTCCAACAGTTACCAAAGACCCTGAgttgaacaaaaagaaaagaaagtggtGATCAACAATAACATATCAAACTACATTATTTTTCTCACAAAGTAATTAGTATGTATAAATGGATTCAATGGAACAAGCATTTATTAAATGCCGAAACCACGTGATAGATGAAAGCCATCAATATCATAAACCAATCTCTGTAACCATTGTCTAAATGCATGCCACTCAATGAGGTATTGATTGTCAAACAGATATAGATTTAGCACAAAGCAAAAAAGTACAAATAGAATGAAAAGTCAAATAGAATTTTCTTACCTGTGGTCTATGCAAACACAGGAATAGCGCAACTGAGCACGGTTTAAGGTTTTAACAGATGTCAGGAAACATGTACTAACATATAGTCATCAAATTTGAGTGCTATCACAAACCACCTTGTTGCCTGTGAGTGCTTATCGCAAACTAGTTACTGGAAGAAGACTCCTTACAATGGATAATTATTTTTCAGTGGACTCATATTAATTGccaaaaaatacaaacatcaaagatTGCAcaagaaattatatataatagttgAACAACTAAAGGAAATAAAAGATTGAAGATGCAGTCAATGCCATAAGGAGTTAACAGTTTATGGACAGATTTAAAAATGCTAGCACTGTACACAAGATTTTCTGATGTTTCATATTCACTTACTTCTCATGACATTCTATCTCAACTTTCAAGACCTTTTAACATTCTAGAAGATCGTATGTGCATCTTCTAACAAACAAGGATACagtattctctttcttttcaagtAAAGACAGTAATCCAGTTCAACCAACAGGTCCAGGTAAAGTTACCCTTTCAAGAGTTAATATCTCAGAAGACCAGTGCCGTAGGCATCACATGTTGTCAGTTGTCACCTTCAAATTCAGTTAGATTTTTGCATTGCTTGAGAACTACAGTTTCCAACATCAGGCACCAAATCATATTACCCGTACTTTTTGTGCACAATGAACCCCAACACCTCAACCATAGTCATTCATATGGTCAAGTTTCTGAATAGCAAAAGCATCAACTTTGGCTTGTTTCATGCCATACTTTCTTGCTTATTAGGGCATTGAAGTGCTATAACGACATTCTTCAAGCACCAGACAGTGTGGGCTATCTTCTTCTTGTCGCGAAGACAACAAGGCCACCACAAACAGAAAACTTCCAAAACCAGAACTCGACATAAATTGGAGTAAGTTTTCTTAGTAGATAGATGCATCAAACCTTGGTTCATAGAAGGTGACTTGACTGCTCCATGACTGAAGAACACAACCAGCAATCCAAGACCATGCCTTCCTGTCAATGTCATAAAGCAGACCTTTGCCCTGATTCCATGATGTAAAGCAGATCAAATTATCTTGCCCAAAGCATTCGAATCGTTCGGCTGATAATCTCAACAGAGATTTAAATAGCCTCTGCGGCATTCTACCTATCTCTACCCACACAGTATTGCTATGATCCAATTCCCAAATCCTCATACTCTGATGGGTGCTGTACATACCTATCCTTCCAACCAGAAACAAACGCTTGTACGTGCCAGCAACAAGGTAACCATCTAAAAGAGATTTAGGAAATTTGACTGGGATGTGCTCCCAATAGCCTGTATCAAGTCTATACATCATCAACCCCGGCGGCGAAAGGGCCTCAAGATAGATTCTAGAATCACAAAATGCTATTTTGGAAGAACAGAGGTTAACCGCAGGCATTACTTGATGCAGAGACCAACTATTTGATTTGGAATCATATACCTCAGTGGGCAAAGTTCTCTCTGCATATATATCGCTTGTAGCAATCACTTTGAAGGATCTGTCCTCTCTATCAACAACCAATATCAGATGGCGCTGCTGATTATGATGCATAGTTGGTAATGCACGCCAAGTTTGAGTAAGAGGGTTACAAACTACAGTTTTGAAACACAACCCGTCTAACCCTGAAAAGCATACCAGGCCACCTGAAGAGCCAACCAACAAAAACGCCCACTCGGGCAGGAAGGAAAATGGGAGCTTGTACCATGTTTTGAGCGGCAAGCTGAAAACCGAGCACTGAGGAGTCTGCAGATTTTTCCAAAACGCAAGAAGGCAAGGGCCATGAGAAGGGACTCGCCCATGAAACTTGATGAAACCAACGTCAGATATAATCGAATTCCAGCGTTTACATACAGAGCGCAGCTTAAAAAGCACAAACGGAGGCACCCTTGCCAGGATTTCATTCAGAAGGTCCTCAGGAAGGAAAGCCCAAATGCTGTCTTCCATTTGGATGTCAAGGTGAACAATTCTACTGAATGAAGCCACCACCTCTTCATCAAAACCccgaggttttgttttgaatacTTTCTGTCGCGAGGGACTACGGCTGCCA
Coding sequences:
- the LOC116246397 gene encoding F-box/kelch-repeat protein At5g15710, with the protein product MDGKLVLEARADEESGCRVGCRGQVSGRSEPASDGDRLKRTTSGRSGSRSPSRQKVFKTKPRGFDEEVVASFSRIVHLDIQMEDSIWAFLPEDLLNEILARVPPFVLFKLRSVCKRWNSIISDVGFIKFHGRVPSHGPCLLAFWKNLQTPQCSVFSLPLKTWYKLPFSFLPEWAFLLVGSSGGLVCFSGLDGLCFKTVVCNPLTQTWRALPTMHHNQQRHLILVVDREDRSFKVIATSDIYAERTLPTEVYDSKSNSWSLHQVMPAVNLCSSKIAFCDSRIYLEALSPPGLMMYRLDTGYWEHIPVKFPKSLLDGYLVAGTYKRLFLVGRIGMYSTHQSMRIWELDHSNTVWVEIGRMPQRLFKSLLRLSAERFECFGQDNLICFTSWNQGKGLLYDIDRKAWSWIAGCVLQSWSSQVTFYEPRFDASIY